A genomic window from Dermacentor silvarum isolate Dsil-2018 chromosome 9, BIME_Dsil_1.4, whole genome shotgun sequence includes:
- the LOC119463762 gene encoding gastrula zinc finger protein XlCGF9.1-like, giving the protein MTKHERIHTGERPFVCNVCDRGFTERRNLNRHLLVHTREKPHECPGCGQRFTRASDMARHRRRQHSAESTGRKHNVCPECGKEFAKRGHLTNHLLTHTGEKPHACSECGMRFALPGHARKHELAVHGHQYPLHCAHCGKGCLSMNALRKHVRARHGDDDEENDDD; this is encoded by the coding sequence ATGACGAAGCACGAGAGAATCCACACGGGCGAGCGGCCGTTCGTGTGCAACGTCTGCGACAGGGGCTTCACCGAGCGCAGGAATCTTAACAGGCACCTCCTGGTCCACACGAGGGAGAAGCCGCACGAGTGCCCAGGCTGCGGCCAGCGCTTTACCCGGGCGTCggacatggcgcgtcaccggaggcggcagcactcggCCGAAAGCACTGGCCGAAAGCACAACGTGTGCCCCGAGTGTGGAAAAGAGTTCGCGAAGAGGGGTCACCTCACCAACCACCTGTtgacccacacgggtgagaagccCCACGCCTGCTCTGAGTGCGGAATGAGGTTCGCACTGCCCGGTCACGCTAGGAAGCACGAGCTGGCAGTGCACGGCCACCAGTACCCGCTGCACTGCGCGCACTGTGGCAAGGGGTGTCTGAGCATGAACGCCCTTAGAAAGCACGTGCGTGCTCGTCACGGAGACGAtgacgaagagaacgacgacgactAG